The following coding sequences lie in one Erwinia amylovora genomic window:
- the gbpA gene encoding N-acetylglucosamine-binding protein GbpA, whose product MMKVNKLALAITTLLVSGSVFAHGFVTNPPSRDTMCKLSKNSEEICSSSVRYDTSAIGESTKGFPAEGTPPDGFLASGDNAKGYALNVQNADIWTKNKITAGKNNFTWELTAPHKTANFKYFITKQGWDANKPLTRASFDLVPFCTIEGNGETPEPKPTHECVVPERTGYHVIYATWEVADTSNTFYKVIDVEFDGAVSSEWPKQVGTVNPYMDLKAGDSVKVRVFEDTEMTERSITLNIDSDAAGKKDLWSKALAEKINKEYQDLRAGSPNDDGGVEAVAGVNTIYTKKDSKIQSVEIDIDSKQVMQLELDVNKLNNEYKLNKGAAKIEVTGTATAQSNLTATLTSKTRKQIDSQKVIVGADGKFALSLEGSKLKAGDYTVAVAVRAGNAEPVAKNQSIKLVENAGGGNVDADFTYPDNIGSYVAGTKVLQPADGKVYQCKEGPVAGWCKIYAKSANHYEPGLGSNWGDAWTEVGAAK is encoded by the coding sequence ATGATGAAAGTTAACAAACTCGCCCTTGCCATTACTACTTTATTAGTCAGCGGCAGTGTTTTTGCGCACGGTTTTGTCACTAACCCACCTTCACGTGACACCATGTGCAAACTGTCTAAAAATAGCGAGGAGATCTGCAGTTCCTCAGTACGTTACGATACATCAGCCATCGGTGAGTCAACGAAAGGCTTCCCGGCTGAAGGTACGCCGCCAGACGGCTTCCTTGCCAGCGGTGACAATGCGAAGGGCTATGCACTTAACGTACAAAATGCCGATATCTGGACCAAAAACAAAATTACCGCGGGTAAAAACAATTTCACATGGGAGCTGACTGCCCCGCATAAAACGGCCAACTTCAAATACTTTATTACCAAGCAGGGCTGGGATGCTAATAAGCCGTTGACGCGCGCGTCATTTGATTTAGTACCGTTCTGTACTATTGAGGGCAATGGCGAAACTCCAGAGCCAAAACCGACTCATGAATGTGTCGTCCCGGAACGTACCGGTTATCATGTGATTTATGCCACATGGGAAGTCGCGGATACCTCCAACACCTTCTATAAAGTGATTGATGTCGAATTTGATGGCGCCGTGTCTTCTGAATGGCCAAAACAGGTCGGTACAGTTAATCCATATATGGATTTGAAAGCGGGTGACAGCGTGAAGGTCCGCGTATTCGAAGACACCGAAATGACCGAGCGCAGCATCACTCTGAATATCGACAGCGATGCCGCTGGTAAAAAAGATCTCTGGAGTAAGGCGCTGGCGGAAAAAATCAACAAGGAGTATCAAGACCTGCGTGCCGGTTCACCAAATGACGATGGTGGCGTAGAGGCGGTTGCTGGTGTAAACACCATTTATACCAAGAAAGACAGCAAAATTCAGTCTGTTGAAATTGACATCGACAGCAAGCAGGTTATGCAGCTGGAGTTGGACGTCAATAAACTGAACAATGAGTACAAGCTGAATAAAGGAGCGGCGAAGATTGAAGTTACCGGTACTGCAACTGCTCAATCCAATCTCACCGCAACCTTAACCAGCAAAACTCGTAAGCAGATAGACTCCCAAAAAGTGATCGTCGGTGCAGATGGTAAATTTGCTCTGTCACTTGAAGGTTCTAAGCTGAAAGCGGGCGACTATACCGTGGCTGTTGCCGTCAGGGCTGGTAATGCTGAACCTGTGGCGAAAAACCAGAGCATTAAGCTGGTGGAAAATGCAGGTGGCGGCAATGTTGACGCTGACTTTACCTATCCTGATAACATCGGCAGCTACGTGGCCGGAACGAAAGTACTGCAGCCTGCAGATGGTAAAGTCTATCAGTGTAAAGAAGGTCCGGTCGCTGGCTGGTGCAAAATTTACGCTAAAAGCGCTAACCACTATGAGCCAGGCTTAGGTTCTAACTGGGGTGATGCATGGACCGAAGTGGGCGCAGCTAAATAA
- the gspS gene encoding type II secretion system pilot lipoprotein GspS, translated as MNIKNLSPILLFPLLTLVSCQNQNSGKHATVPVASQLDQLSSLVASASWLRQHCDRNDIPADATLATKALALAKERGWPVDSSFRQQLAQQVSVRISALDADRPSQSAKCAALNQAAVPFIQYVQK; from the coding sequence ATGAATATTAAAAACCTGAGTCCCATTCTGCTGTTTCCCTTGTTGACCTTAGTCAGCTGTCAAAACCAAAACAGTGGCAAACACGCCACGGTACCGGTGGCCAGTCAGCTGGATCAACTTTCTTCCCTGGTTGCTTCTGCCAGCTGGCTAAGGCAGCACTGTGACCGTAATGATATTCCTGCGGACGCGACATTAGCGACTAAGGCGCTGGCGCTGGCGAAAGAGCGCGGATGGCCGGTTGATAGCAGCTTCCGTCAACAGCTGGCACAGCAGGTCTCAGTGCGTATCAGCGCACTGGACGCAGATCGGCCGTCGCAGTCGGCGAAATGTGCCGCGCTGAATCAGGCTGCCGTTCCTTTTATTCAGTACGTGCAAAAATAA